GATAATGGGTCGTACTTGCTTAATTTTAGTAACCTGTCGTTACTCTCTTTAAGCATACTTACGCTGCGATCAAGACGATACTTAGCATAGGCACAGATGAATAGAGAACCGCACACAAATGCAATAGAAATAGCGACTCTGTCACCATACACTGGCGCAAACCACATTAGCGTCAAAAAACCCAATATATTGATGGTATTCGCAGCAACGGCCAGTTTGAAAGGAATGCCTAACGCGAATACACAAAAGAAAGCATACAAAATGGTGCCTTCATATGGGAAAACGAATTGAAATTCATGCCAGCACGACCAAATAAGCCAATAATTGCTGTAGGTCAGTGCCACTAACAGTCCGGTAAAAAGAAACTGTTTACATTGCGCAAAACGGTGCCAAAAAGAAAAAACGACGACCACAGCAATGATGGGTAGTTGCAGGAGAAGACGGTCAAAAAAGTAAAGCGAGTACATACTACTAGGTAAAAGCAGAACATCTGCCACCATAAAACCTAAAACAAGGCAGGCACCTATGATAAGTGCAATGCGCAGGCGAATTAATTCGGTAGCTTTGTTTAGCTTCACGTTTTACCTATGAAAACATCAACGCTCTTGATTGAGTATAACGCGAACCCACACTCTGTGCTTGCGAGTTTTAATGTGATGGCCACACCAACTCAACCTTGGCGCCTCCATTTGCGCCGTTTAAGAGAGATAGCTTTCCATCGTGTTTGCTGACAACTGATTCAACAAACGCTAAGCCAATACCTGCCCCGTGTTCTTTGGTGGTAAAAAGCGGCGTTTTCGCGTTTTCTATATTTGAGAACCCCGTACCGTTATCTGTAACAATAAGGTGTTGTTGTGAATCACTTAAATAGAATTGCACGTCGATAATGGCATCGTTCTCTTCGACCGCTTCTAATGCATTTTTAACAAGGTTTATAAGTACGTGAGCTAATAACTGTGGGTCGCCATAACAGGTGTGTTGACCTGAAAAACGCAATTGGTCCTTTTCGCCTAATAGCGTCTTGGTTTGCTCAACAACAGTCGTTAAATCGAAACGCTCATATTGTGGCTCGGGTATTTTTGCCACTTCTGCGAATCGCTCTACAAAGCTAAGTAGCCCATCAGAGCGACTTTTTACTCTGCTCAGCACTTTGCGCACTTGCTCAAGATCCCAATTAGACATCGATAACAATGTATCCGCCATAGACGACATAGGTGTAAGCGTATTTCGCAGCTCATGGCTTAGCACTCTAACGATGTTATTCTGTACGGCCTGCTCACTTTGTTTAAGTTCTGAGTCAATATTGATGGCAGTGAAAAGGTAAGCTGACTGCTGCATATAATTAAGTGCACTCGACTGACAGCGCCAACTTCGCGTCAGTGCTGGATGATGGATTTGGTCTTTACTAACTGTAAAGCCCAGTTGTTGAGCATGCATGCCCTGCAATAAGCTCACCTCGCGCATGGCATACGCTTCTCGATTAGCATAAATTAATGTGAAGTTGTCGTCGAAAGCGATAATGACAATAGGGATATCTTCAAACAACTGCGACAGCAGAATAGGGAGTAGTTGGGTCGATGTGCTTCCTATTGCACTTTTTGATTGTAACAGTTCAATTTCTCTAACGAGATCATCAATGAGTACTGACGAGCCTCGCCTTGCTAAGCTCGTACTAGATTCCCCCATATTGACGCTTTGCACATAGGTACTTACGCGCATAATGGATGAACACCAAAAATCCCAAACTCGCCATGCTGCCCAGCAAAGCGGGTATGATAAAAAGAATAGCATGGTGCAGATTGCCAACAACGACCATTCAAACGCAACGCCGATGATACCCGCCATGACAAGGAACATAAGCACAGTAAAGACAAGCGCAACTTTGATTTTGAACTCCACGGAGCGCCGCGTTTTAATCAACTTCGAAATCCTCTTTGCTTAACTGGTATTTTTCCAATCTGCGATACAGCGCGTTACGAGAAATACCTAATGCAGAAGCGGCTTTACTAACATGGCCTTGGTACTTTTTGAGGGCGTGGGTAATCATGTCATATTCCACATCATCTAAAGAGCGTAACACGTTTGAATTGCTCTCATCCTTAGACTGAGTGTCGTCAGGTAACATAATGTGAGCAGGCAAAATCTCTGTCTCTCGACACAAAATGACGGCACGTTCAATTACGTGGCTAAGCTCGCGCACATTGCCCGGCCAAGAGTAGTTATTAAGTAAAATGGCTACATCATCGCTCAGCGTTAATTTTGCTTTTTGGTACTTAGCTGAAAACGATTCAATGAAATGCGTGGCGAGTAAGGTTATATCCTCTTTTCTTTCTCGTAAGGGCGGTAAGGAGAGTACAAAAGTATTTAAACGAAACATCAGATCTCGCCTAAAATTACCACTCTCCACCATGTCGTTAAGATTGGCATTTGTCGCGCTAATTATTCTGACATCAGCACTGTGCGTTGTACTTGAACCCACCGGCTCAAACTCATTACTTTCTAATACGCGTAGCAATTTTGGCTGCACGGCATTTGGCAAGGCACCAATTTCATCCATAAATAGCGTGCCGTTTTGCGCCAACTCAAATCGTCCTTTGCGTGCGTCTTTGGCATCAGTAAAGGCACCTTTAACGTGTCCAAATAGTTCGCTTTCAAAGAGGTTTTCAGGAATAGCGCCCATATTTACTGAGACAAACGGTGCACTATTTCGGTTTGAAAGTAGGTGTAAGCGCTCAGCCAATAGTGATTTACCCGTTCCATTTTCACCTAAAATAAGTACGCTTGCTTGCGTGTTGGCCACCTGTTCAATCATCTCTTCTAACTGGCGCATTGCAGGCGATTGGGCAACCCATGCATTGGCCCGTTTAGCGGGTTTTGTGGTTGCTCTGCGATGTGCGTTACTGCCTGATTCTGTAGACGAATAAATATGTTTGTCCACGACATCGAGAAGTTTTTGATTATCCCACGGCTTCTCAAAGAAATCCGCAGCACCAAGCTGCATCCCTTTAACGGCAAGCTCAATGTTTCCCCATGCGGTCATCAATACCGTACGAATATTTTGCTGTGTGAGCTGAGAAAGCACTTCAAGGCCTTCGCCACCACTTGTTGTATCGCGGCTGAAGTTCATATCTAGTAATACTAGTTGAGGTAGTTGCTGCGCCACAATACGCGCCAACTGTTTAGGACTACTCGCCTCTAGTACTTGATAACCATGGTTTGACAGCAGCATCGACAGCGCTAAACGAATATCTTCGTCATCATCAACGACAACTATCATTCCTTTTGAAACTTGCATGTGACTCCTTAAGTGAAAGCCCCAGTCTTTGGGGACAGGGGCTTTGTGTAGTTTATGCGCTCACTACTATCTATAGCTCTCGCAAGGTCCGCATTGGATCTTTGCGTATAATTCGCCATCCGGGAATAGCAACCGATGCCAGCATGGCGAATGTAAGAAGCACATTGATACCTATTGTCGCACTCCAATCCAGAGACGGTGCATTTTCAAATAAGCCTAACATATATTGATAAGCTAACACTCCAGCAATTGCGCCTAGACTTAAACCAATGATTAACATCCACAGTGACTCTTTCATCAGCAACTGTAATAAGCGCGCTTGTTTTGCACCTGTAGCCATTCTGACTGCCAGTTCATAACTGCGTTGACCTGCCGTCATTTGGCTCAGGCCAGACACACCGATGACCGCCAGTACCAGTGTTAACAAGGCCAAACCTGCCACAACTAACATGTTAAGGCGAGTTGCTTGCGTTACTGACTCCCAACGCTCGCTCATTGAATCGACACGTAACTCGCCTAATCGTGGGTCAAGACCGTTGACAAGGTTTGCAACGCTTTCGAGGTTCAACGATTCTCCATCAGGCATGATAATCACTGCCGATAGCGTATTGAAGTTCATTCTTGTCGGGCTACTAAAGTACACCTCTGGCGCATCAACATTAAGCGTACCTGACGGCATTGGGTCAATATCATGTACGATGCCAACTACCTTAAAAATGTCATCGGCAGTGTCACCCATTTTTATTTCTTTACCCACCATAGACATCCAGTTGGCTTCACCTGCACGTTCAATAGCAAATGATTGAGAAATAAGAATATTAGGCAGGCCAACATCATCAAGGTTTAAATCACGCCCTGCAATTACCGGGATTTCAAATGCATCAAATACACCAGGGGCCCACATCATAGGACGGATCATGACGGAGTCGCCAGAATCTGGATCAGGATAGGCACTCATTGACACATTACCCGTCAGCGGAAGTGCATTAATGTCAAACACCTCACCGTCTAAAGCAGATAGACGCTCAGTTAACGCTTGGCGCAGTTGCTGCCATTCGCTGCCCTGGTAGTTATCAAACTCTTCAAGTGATGTACGCCATGTATCATCCGCTACAGCCATACTAACTTCATATGCATTGGGCATGCTGTAACCTAAGTTTCTGTATGCATTGTTGTAGCTATCTTTAACTGACACACTTGCAGCAGTGAGTAATACGCACGCAAATGACAGCTGCACGACCATCAGTGCCTTGCTTATGGTTTGATTCTGCTGAGCTGGCGTGCCCTTACCACTTGAATTGAGACTGTCCGTTAAGGTCATCTTATCGACATACAACAATGCGATAGTGGCAAACGCTACGTTAATAAAAACGATAAAAATAAGGGCGAGTATTACGCTACTGACATCCACTGAAATTTGGTCCAACAGTGGTAAATTGTCGCCCGCAAGAACGGGGAGTACTTCAATTAACCAGCCTGCCGCTAGTAAGCCAAGTAATGTGGCCATCAAAAACATGGGCAGATTCTCAACAAAGATAAGTCGACGAAGCTTGCCAACTGAAGACCCCATGCACATTTGAATTGCAAATTCTTTACTGCGACTTTGATAGTGGGCAATAAACATATTGAGTAAGTTAAGGCATGCCATAATAAGCAGACTCACCATGGCGATAATTAAGACAAACACGAGTTGCTCACTGTCACCGATAAACGCATCTCGGTAACTTGACACTTCACCCACGGTTTTCTTACTTAGTAAAAACTCTCTGGCGCGGTCGATGGTAATTTCGTTGTTGGCATAATCGACAAACCAGTTTTCTAGGTCACTGGGTTGCGGCAGGTCACTTTTAGGCCCGCGAACAACGGTGATGGGACCAATATTCAACGTAATGGTATCTGGCTGCGCCAAACTCTGCTCTAGCTTTTGAAAGCGCCAAACCTGCTCGGCTGTATCGCCAGTTAAGCTTGCGGTATTTAAACTCGTGTAATTATCAAATACGCCGAATATGGGATAGTCGTTGCCTTCAAGACGCAATGTCATATGGGTCATATCCGTCGCGCTACTATACGCTGATTCCCACAAGCTTTTTGAAATCCACACGCCTTCCTCGGCATTTTCAATATTACTACCCTGGCCATTGAGTAGAGCTAATCCAAGCACCTCTGGCGATCCTGTTGATGCATTAAAGGTAGTTACATTGATATCGCTGTTAGCCACATCAATAGTGGTGTTCCCTGGCGAAATATAGGCCCATTCAAGATCATTACCCCAGTAATTTTTAGCCGACGCCACGCGGCGCAAATCGCTAAAAAACGGAACAATTAACCCTTCGTTGAATTCTAATTGCAACTCAACCTGATGTAAGTCTGTTTCGTTGACATCCGGCAAGGGCTTAAACAGCAATGTATTCGCTACCGCCACCACGGTAAGTACCGCTGCAAGCGTTAATCCCAGTGTCGATATTAATGGTAAGCTCAAGCGAGGCAGCGTAAATACTCTTGCTATACCTTGCTTAAATGCATTGATATACAACCTCATGCGACCCCCTGCTCACGAACGAAGTTGACTTGTTTTTCACCCACGATCTTGCCATCGAGCAGTTGTATTTGTCTGTGTACCAAACCACTGTACCGACTATCGTGAGTCACCATCACTATGGTAGAACCTTGCTGATTCAGCTCCATGAGCAGCTTCATTACGGCATCACCATTTTTGGTATCTAGGTTACCTGTAGGCTCATCAACAAGGATTAAATCTGGTTTGCCTACTAGCGCTCTGGCAATCGCTACACGTTGCTGTTGACCACCTGACAATTGGTTGGGCTTGTAGTTAATTCGGTGTTGCATACCCACCTTATCAAGCGCTTCAACCACTGCATCCTTAATGGCTTCGGGCTTTTCTCCCCTATGCTCCAAAGGAAGCGCCACATTCTCAAACACCGTCATGCTGTCGATAAGATTAAACGATTGAAATACATAGCCAATATGCTGATTTCTAACCTGCGTTCTCTGATCTACGCTTAGCCCTTTGGTGTCAATATCACTAATTTGGTAGGTGCCTTCTGTTGCGCTATCTAATAACCCCATAATAGTAAGTAATGTAGATTTCCCGCAGCCCGATGGTCCGGTAATAGCAACAAATTCTCCACTATAGATATCAAGAGAAATTCCTTGTAATGCATGTGTCTCAATTTCTGAACCAATGTACTTTTTGTGAATACTATCCATACTGACGACGATATTATTTCCCATCATTTATCCCTCTTGTCTAATTGTCATTTTGTTATGTGCAGTCCAAGCGTCCTGCATTTGTGATACGAAGCGATCATTCACGTCTACACCAGACTGAATAATGAGCTTACCTTTGGTTAAATCACCTAATTGAATGTGTTTTTTAGTCGCCTGACTCTCACCCTCTTTCATCACAAATCGCTCTAGTTGCGATAGAGGGCGTAGTCCGGCCAGTTGCGGCACATACAGTGCGTTATGTTGAGTTTTCATAAATATTTGCCCAGTTACGGGGGCTAACGGTCTAGCATCGGCGGGTAAGTCACTGGTAAGGCGGACCTCGGCAATAACAACCCCGTTATTTACGACAGACTCAATCAAATTAATTTCGCCAGTGATCAGGCCTTTTCTGGTCGTCAGTTCAACGGGCGCACCTACGGTGATTTGGTCAGCTTGATGTTGCGGTATACGAAGGCGTGCCAGCAGTTTATCTACTGAGCCTACACGCCCTAATACAGACCCTTGAGGTAAAGTTTCACCAATCTCAACATCAAGGCTTTGTAATGTGCCGTGTATACCTGCTTTTACTTGCATATCGTCGAGCTGATGCTGAAGTAAAACCACTTGCTGGTGAAGTTGTTCCAACTCTATTTGACGTTGCTTTAATTGAAAGGCCTGTACTTTGAGAAAGTGCTGATATTTTTCACGTTCGAACGCGAGTTTCTTAGCTTCTTGTTTTACAACAAGCTCTGCGCGCTGTATTTCAAGCTTTGCTGACACGCCACGTTCTGAAAGCTGCTTATTAACGTCTAGTTCAAGTCTGGCGCGCTCTAGCGCAGCTTCAATATCGGCAATACGGCTTTGATAGTCTAAGCGCTCATTTTGCTGTTCTAAATCAAAAGATTCCAACTGCACTATTTGTGCATTGTAGTCACCAAGTGCAGACTGATGTGCACGGTCTAACTCTGGGTTTGCCAGCGACAATATTACGGTATCGGGCTCGACCTGCGCCCCTGGCCGCAAGTAGATTTCGGCTACTTTTCCAGATGCCTGAGAAGTGAGTAAACGCTCTTGTTCGGAAAACAGCTCTCCAAAGGCCTGACTATACAAATCAACGTTGCCTTGCTCGACCTGTAGTACATCAATCTCATTTGCTGACACCACAAGTGTTTCTTCCTGATTAAAAACAAAGGCCAGACTAAGAAAAGTAACCACTACAAGACCAAGTGCATACCACCGGCGATTAGACTTTTTTTGCGAGATTTCAATTTTCATGGTGCTCTACCATTTTCTATTTTCAATAAACGTAAGAAAAAGGCGTGCCAATCATAAAAAGCAATAAATTACATACGCTTACGAATTTTCAGTTTGGGGCTTTTTAATTCAACAGTTCGAAATCGAACAAAGTTGTTCGTTTTTAACGTGTAAAGTCAGGGATGGCCTGAGAGGGGACGAACGCGGTGAGGACGATGAGTATGAATCTTTGTACGCTGGGTACATTTTCTGATCTTAATGCCAGTAACATTTGCATTGCTTAGAGAGTAGCGTTGTATTTGTGCGTTCAACAGTGTCCTCTGTTACCCGCAAGTTCGCTTCTTTCAATGCGATTGAGTACTAAGAAAGATCCACTGAATTCCGTCTTTCTTGGTGTTTTTTGTGAGCTACTAGCGCTAAAAACACAGTGTTTGATAACGAGTTCCTACTATCAGGTATTGTGTTTGTTAGTTGTTTTGCAATCTCAATTTAGCTCTTACTGGCGCAATTCTCGTGTATTGCGTTTTTCCCGATAGTAGTGCTACAGCTGCTATCGGGCTTTTTTATCGCTATCAATTTTAGCCGTGCCTTTGGTACATTTCAGGCGCTAAACGAGGTGAAATACGTTCGCGTCTAATCGGCTGGGTTTGTGCACGTGATAGCCTTGAAAATAGTCAATACCTATTTCAGAAAGCTTATTGAGCGTTGCTTCATCTTCTACAAACTCAGCTATGGTTTCTATGCCAATGGCCTTTGCAACTTCACTTATCGACTTCACCATCGCAAGGCTTATTTCGTCGTCGCAAATATTGTTTACAAACACACCATCAATTTTCAGATAGTCCACCTGCAAGTCTTTAAGATAGGCGTAAGATGAAAAGCCTGTACCGAAGTCGTCGAGCGCAAACCGGCACCCTAGCTCCCTAAATCGCTCAATGAATGCCTGAGTATTGTCGAGATGAATAATTGCCATGCCTTCTGTTATTTCAAAACATATTTTTTCAGCTGGAATGGCGTATCGTTCAAACGCGTCTATGAGATAATTGGCAAAAAACTTATCGCCAATACTGTGTGTACTTAAATTGATACTTGCACAATCTAGCTGTGCCAAATGCTCAGGGTTTTCACTTAGCCAAGAGAAATAGGCTTTAATTACCCAGCGATCGATATTGGGCATTAAATTGTAACGCTCGGCAGCGGGAAGAAATTGTCCCGGTGAGCACAGATTCCCATTCGTGTTCATTAACCTAAGCAATATTTCGTAATGATGTTGATGTGGACCTGGGGCTTTGCTTTGAATGTTTTGCGCTACCAAGAAAAACTGGTCTTTTTCCAGCGCTTCTTTAATGGTATTGACCCATTGCATTTCTAACTGACGAAATTGCATGTCCTGATCGCTTTCTACAAATACATGAACGCGATTTCGCCCACGATCTTTTGCCATGTAACATGCAGTGTCAGCCATCACGAGGACTTGCTCTACCGAAAGGTGATATGGCAATAGTTCCACCAAGCCGATACTAACGCCTACGGTATAGCGCTTGCCTTCCCACAAAAATAAGAATTGCTCCACCGACTGGCGAATTTTCTCTGCGGCGCGCTGCCCTGTTCGCAGACTCGAATTACTCAGCAAAATACCAAATTCATCTCCCCCTAGCCTTGCAATAAATTGGTCATCACCAAGTTTTCGCACCTCTTCCTGTAGGCGCTTGCTTAACTTTTGCAGCAGAAGATCACCGGCAGTATGCCCACAAAGGTCGTTAACTATTTTAAACTGGTCTAAGTCAAGATAGAGCACGCACGCTTTGTCTTCGTTGTGCTTTACCCGATTTAGCAAATCTGAAGTTTTAGTTTCAAATGCACGACGATTATAGAAACCGGTAAGGGGATCATGTTCAGCAAGGTGCTGTAGTTGCTGTTCAAAGGCCTTTCTCTCGCTAATATCAATGAGCGTACCTTCAATTTTATTGTCACCTTTTTCGCTCACCAAGCGCGCTGAAATTGTCACCCAAATATAGGCACCTTGTTTATTCGTCATTTTTGTCTCGTGATCGAGCACTTGACCTTTCGTTTTAATGGCTTCAATCAAGGCAATATAATCCTTAAACTCCATTACGTAGCCATCTAACGTCAACCAGTTGCCGTCATAACCTTCAACGCTGTCCAACCCAACAATATCTAAGAAGGCTGGATTTGCCCCTAGCAAATCACCTCGCTCTGACAACGTAAAGATCCCCTCAAGGGCATTTTCATAAAGGGTTTCAAAACGCCTTAAATTATCAATAGACTCTTGCTGCGCTTTCTCTCGTTTTCGCTTCTCAGTATTGATGCGATCGGCCAGCGCCAAAGCGATAATGACAATGCCAACAAGCGCGCCAATATTCCCGCCGTATTCCGTAAT
The DNA window shown above is from Alteromonas sp. KC3 and carries:
- a CDS encoding GGDEF domain-containing protein encodes the protein MKLNKATELIRLRIALIIGACLVLGFMVADVLLLPSSMYSLYFFDRLLLQLPIIAVVVVFSFWHRFAQCKQFLFTGLLVALTYSNYWLIWSCWHEFQFVFPYEGTILYAFFCVFALGIPFKLAVAANTINILGFLTLMWFAPVYGDRVAISIAFVCGSLFICAYAKYRLDRSVSMLKESNDRLLKLSKYDPLSDLLNRRALRELSVKLLALSKRHKVSMAVLMLDLDDFKKYNDSFGHQQGDDAIKLQADIMRSVFKRDTDILGRYGGEEFIVVLSDITKQQVAVHCDALLDKWKQKKVVHADNAKHPTMSCSIGAVVASDLRDITIDKLIDKADQALYAAKEKGKACTELVTYER
- a CDS encoding sensor histidine kinase, with the protein product MEFKIKVALVFTVLMFLVMAGIIGVAFEWSLLAICTMLFFLSYPLCWAAWRVWDFWCSSIMRVSTYVQSVNMGESSTSLARRGSSVLIDDLVREIELLQSKSAIGSTSTQLLPILLSQLFEDIPIVIIAFDDNFTLIYANREAYAMREVSLLQGMHAQQLGFTVSKDQIHHPALTRSWRCQSSALNYMQQSAYLFTAINIDSELKQSEQAVQNNIVRVLSHELRNTLTPMSSMADTLLSMSNWDLEQVRKVLSRVKSRSDGLLSFVERFAEVAKIPEPQYERFDLTTVVEQTKTLLGEKDQLRFSGQHTCYGDPQLLAHVLINLVKNALEAVEENDAIIDVQFYLSDSQQHLIVTDNGTGFSNIENAKTPLFTTKEHGAGIGLAFVESVVSKHDGKLSLLNGANGGAKVELVWPSH
- a CDS encoding sigma-54-dependent transcriptional regulator, yielding MQVSKGMIVVVDDDEDIRLALSMLLSNHGYQVLEASSPKQLARIVAQQLPQLVLLDMNFSRDTTSGGEGLEVLSQLTQQNIRTVLMTAWGNIELAVKGMQLGAADFFEKPWDNQKLLDVVDKHIYSSTESGSNAHRRATTKPAKRANAWVAQSPAMRQLEEMIEQVANTQASVLILGENGTGKSLLAERLHLLSNRNSAPFVSVNMGAIPENLFESELFGHVKGAFTDAKDARKGRFELAQNGTLFMDEIGALPNAVQPKLLRVLESNEFEPVGSSTTHSADVRIISATNANLNDMVESGNFRRDLMFRLNTFVLSLPPLRERKEDITLLATHFIESFSAKYQKAKLTLSDDVAILLNNYSWPGNVRELSHVIERAVILCRETEILPAHIMLPDDTQSKDESNSNVLRSLDDVEYDMITHALKKYQGHVSKAASALGISRNALYRRLEKYQLSKEDFEVD
- a CDS encoding FtsX-like permease family protein — translated: MRLYINAFKQGIARVFTLPRLSLPLISTLGLTLAAVLTVVAVANTLLFKPLPDVNETDLHQVELQLEFNEGLIVPFFSDLRRVASAKNYWGNDLEWAYISPGNTTIDVANSDINVTTFNASTGSPEVLGLALLNGQGSNIENAEEGVWISKSLWESAYSSATDMTHMTLRLEGNDYPIFGVFDNYTSLNTASLTGDTAEQVWRFQKLEQSLAQPDTITLNIGPITVVRGPKSDLPQPSDLENWFVDYANNEITIDRAREFLLSKKTVGEVSSYRDAFIGDSEQLVFVLIIAMVSLLIMACLNLLNMFIAHYQSRSKEFAIQMCMGSSVGKLRRLIFVENLPMFLMATLLGLLAAGWLIEVLPVLAGDNLPLLDQISVDVSSVILALIFIVFINVAFATIALLYVDKMTLTDSLNSSGKGTPAQQNQTISKALMVVQLSFACVLLTAASVSVKDSYNNAYRNLGYSMPNAYEVSMAVADDTWRTSLEEFDNYQGSEWQQLRQALTERLSALDGEVFDINALPLTGNVSMSAYPDPDSGDSVMIRPMMWAPGVFDAFEIPVIAGRDLNLDDVGLPNILISQSFAIERAGEANWMSMVGKEIKMGDTADDIFKVVGIVHDIDPMPSGTLNVDAPEVYFSSPTRMNFNTLSAVIIMPDGESLNLESVANLVNGLDPRLGELRVDSMSERWESVTQATRLNMLVVAGLALLTLVLAVIGVSGLSQMTAGQRSYELAVRMATGAKQARLLQLLMKESLWMLIIGLSLGAIAGVLAYQYMLGLFENAPSLDWSATIGINVLLTFAMLASVAIPGWRIIRKDPMRTLREL
- a CDS encoding ABC transporter ATP-binding protein, encoding MGNNIVVSMDSIHKKYIGSEIETHALQGISLDIYSGEFVAITGPSGCGKSTLLTIMGLLDSATEGTYQISDIDTKGLSVDQRTQVRNQHIGYVFQSFNLIDSMTVFENVALPLEHRGEKPEAIKDAVVEALDKVGMQHRINYKPNQLSGGQQQRVAIARALVGKPDLILVDEPTGNLDTKNGDAVMKLLMELNQQGSTIVMVTHDSRYSGLVHRQIQLLDGKIVGEKQVNFVREQGVA
- a CDS encoding efflux RND transporter periplasmic adaptor subunit codes for the protein MKIEISQKKSNRRWYALGLVVVTFLSLAFVFNQEETLVVSANEIDVLQVEQGNVDLYSQAFGELFSEQERLLTSQASGKVAEIYLRPGAQVEPDTVILSLANPELDRAHQSALGDYNAQIVQLESFDLEQQNERLDYQSRIADIEAALERARLELDVNKQLSERGVSAKLEIQRAELVVKQEAKKLAFEREKYQHFLKVQAFQLKQRQIELEQLHQQVVLLQHQLDDMQVKAGIHGTLQSLDVEIGETLPQGSVLGRVGSVDKLLARLRIPQHQADQITVGAPVELTTRKGLITGEINLIESVVNNGVVIAEVRLTSDLPADARPLAPVTGQIFMKTQHNALYVPQLAGLRPLSQLERFVMKEGESQATKKHIQLGDLTKGKLIIQSGVDVNDRFVSQMQDAWTAHNKMTIRQEG
- a CDS encoding EAL domain-containing protein, with the protein product MFFLLVLSSLGLSQQSHAHNHHIVLTPSIESIDPTRDILFYADEAGTLSVNDVKALSAGQWSEIPDGNPNFGFTDNTIWLSLRAVNSSDKPLPLYLHIDYALLDNIEFFAYSTEQKETNTPSDYYALGDLKPFAERPVDHPTFVMPFGLAPYESKDIYLRIATQGTLQTPISIWQREAFLQHSKDVAFLYGYFLGALLIMSAYYLCLSVIVKDKTYLLYSIYITCMAGVHGSLDGYTYKWFWPFATQWHQVSSLAFISVGITVTIFFTRALLQPPKTSLLNGFTKTIGLIACVSAIATLFLPYHLAAPLNAGMTVVVMSSVFITCIAMLKYSPRIAQFFCWAWSAYFAGIIAKSLTKMGVLPSTFITEYGGNIGALVGIVIIALALADRINTEKRKREKAQQESIDNLRRFETLYENALEGIFTLSERGDLLGANPAFLDIVGLDSVEGYDGNWLTLDGYVMEFKDYIALIEAIKTKGQVLDHETKMTNKQGAYIWVTISARLVSEKGDNKIEGTLIDISERKAFEQQLQHLAEHDPLTGFYNRRAFETKTSDLLNRVKHNEDKACVLYLDLDQFKIVNDLCGHTAGDLLLQKLSKRLQEEVRKLGDDQFIARLGGDEFGILLSNSSLRTGQRAAEKIRQSVEQFLFLWEGKRYTVGVSIGLVELLPYHLSVEQVLVMADTACYMAKDRGRNRVHVFVESDQDMQFRQLEMQWVNTIKEALEKDQFFLVAQNIQSKAPGPHQHHYEILLRLMNTNGNLCSPGQFLPAAERYNLMPNIDRWVIKAYFSWLSENPEHLAQLDCASINLSTHSIGDKFFANYLIDAFERYAIPAEKICFEITEGMAIIHLDNTQAFIERFRELGCRFALDDFGTGFSSYAYLKDLQVDYLKIDGVFVNNICDDEISLAMVKSISEVAKAIGIETIAEFVEDEATLNKLSEIGIDYFQGYHVHKPSRLDANVFHLV